The sequence CTTCCAAACGGCTTAAACGCAATAGGGTGACGGGGCTGAGGATGATTGGCACGGCTCGCTCACCGAGAAAGTCTTTTGCTCGCTGCACCCTTGTCAAAAAGTCTGCAAAGTTTGCCTCCGGCTTTGCATCAGCCGCAATTTCGGGCACCAGATAGTGATAGTTGGTATCAAACCATTTAGTCATTTCTAGGGCAGGACTGCCATCCTTGCCGCGTGCCATTGCAAAATATTGATCGAGTCCCGACAGATGACGAAAGCGATCGGGAATTAGCCCCAAACGAACACTCCAATCCAGTACATGGTCATAAAGGGTGGTGTCACCGATGCCAATGCGATTGATCCCGGCTTCGAGTTGCGTCTTCCAGTTCGCCAATTCAACCTCTCGAACCGTTTGAAGCAAGGTTTCTGCATCAGATTTATGGCTCCAAAAGGCTTCTAATGCCTTTTTAACCTCACGATTTCTACCAATGCGGGGATACCCCAGCGTTGCAGTTGGAATAGTCATAGCTGTAGCGTTCTAAATTTTGTGGATAAGCATAGAAGATTAGCTGTTCCCGATTTGGAAACAGCCCATAACCAGACGTAGCGAGGACATTAGCTACAACTGCCAAATGCAACATCAGCCACCTTTGATCAGGTAGCCTTGCTAAATGTCAATCGCGCGTTCAATTCAAATCGTCAACTCAGAAGGCTACAACCTTAAAATTCCAACAAAAAACCAATCGCAAAATCCTGAAGTTTTCATCATCCGTACCTCGCAGATGTTTATGTAACGGGTTTACCAATCGGCGGGCATTCTGACTCAGAGAGTTGCGCCTCTCCTTACAGCTGCGGGACAGCGGCAGATTTACACTGCACTTTCCCCCTTGCGTCTGATGGCTGCTCCCCATCAAAACCGAATAGGTAACTGAACAATAACACAATAAGGCTATTGTGACACATTCTGAATTTCAGGTTTAGCTAAATCAGCGAAACACTCATAGCAGTGTGCCTCAGTACCGCATAGGAATAGATCAACCGCAGGATTGGTATCGCTTGTGAAGAACAGCTTCAGTTTTTCACCCACTTCCTATATAATGAGAATGATTATCATTTTTACAGATAGCTTGCTGCTAGAACAGTATGTCGCCCGTCTCCCAACCCTTGCCTGCCTCCCTTGAGCGGATTGTCCAGCGGTTCCAACAGATTTCGGAACCGAAGCGGCGCTATGAGTACTTGCTTTGCTTTGCCAAGCGCCTGCCGCCATTTCCCGATGAGCAAAAGGTGACAGACCATAAAGTTTCTGGCTGTGTGTCTCAGGTGTATGTGACTGCCAGTTTGCAGCAGGGCAAGGTGATCTTTCAGGGAGATTCCGACTCTCAACTAACTAAGGGATTAGTGGGGCTGTTGGTTGAAGGATTGAACGGGTTGGCCCCCGCAGAAATTATCCAGTTAACACCTGATTTCATTCAGAAAACCGGGCTGGATATCAGCCTAACTCCGTCTCGTGCCAATGGTTTTTACAACATCTTTCAAACCATGCAACGGAAAGCGCTGGTCTATCATCTGGCTGCGACTTACTTGCGAACTTAAGGAGTCATTATGTCCAATTCGGTGATGCAAGTTTGTCCAGAATCGGTGAATGCCCCTGAGCGTGTCATGCCCGTTACCATCATCACAGGCTTTTTGGGCAGCGGCAAAACCACGCTGCTCAATCATATTCTGAACAATCGCCACGGGTTAAAGATTGCTGTGATTGTGAATGAGTTTGGTGACATTGATATCGATTCACAACTGTTAGTTTCCGTGGATGAAAACATGGTGCAACTGGGCAATGGCTGTATTTGCTGCACCATTAATCAAAGCTTGGTTGATACCGTGTATGAAATGGTCGATCGCCATGACTCAGTTGATTACATTGTGGTTGAAACGACTGGAATTGCTGATCCTTTGCCGATCATGTTGAGCTTTGTCAGTACGGAGTTGCGGGATGTCACGCGACTGGATTCAGTGCTGACAGTTGTGGATGCTGAATCCTTTACCTCCACTCATTACGAGAGTGAAGCCGCACTCAACCAACTCATCTTTGGGGACATTATTCTGTTGAATAAGACCGATCTGGTTTCTCCTCAAGTTGTGGATGGGTTGGAAGATTATATTCGCTCGATCAAACCAAGCGCTCGCATCATCTCGACCCAATATGGGGAAGTGCCACTGCCGTTAATTTTGGATATTGGATTTAATGACTCCAGCACCTACCTTAACTCATCTAAATTAAGTCATCTTCATGACTATGAGCATTCTCACCACCTGGAAAATGATGGGTTTGTAGCGGTTTCCTTTGAAAGCGAATCGCTTCCAGAGCAACTGCGCCAGTGCCCCTTCGACTTACCCAAATTCCAAAACTTTCTGGATCATCTGTCTCCTGATGTTTACCGCGCCAAGGGAATTGTCTGGTTCCAGGGCAGCCAACTGCGCCATATTTTGCAACTGAGTGGTAAGCGATGTGATATGAAAAGCGTTCATGCAACGTCTCTGAAAGAGAATCGATCGCAGTCACCAAAACGTAATCAATTAGTATTCATCGGACGTAATTTGGATGCTGAACGAATCAAAAGGCAATTGATTGAATGTCTTGCTACTTAACTTGAGGAATTAGTATGACCGACACAGCAATGCTTCCCAACTCAACCACTCTGGACATTCCTAAACGTGGAATGCCTGTCACGATTATCACGGGATTTCTCGGCAGTGGTAAAACCACATTACTCAACCACATTTTAAACAATCGCCAGGATCTAAAAGTTGCGATCTTGGTGAATGAGTTTGGTGATATTAACATCGACAGTCAGTTACTCGTGTCGATGGATGAAGACATGGTGGAACTGAGTAATGGCTGTATTTGCTGCACCATCAATGATGGCTTGGTGGATGCGGTGTATAACGTACTGGAGCGGAACGATCAGGTCGATTACATGGTGATTGAAACGACGGGTGTTGCCGATCCACTGCCGATTATTTTGACCTTTCTGGGTACAGAATTGCGCGACCTGACCCGGTTAGATTCGATCGTTACCGTTGTCGATTCTGAGGCGTTTACTCCCGATCATTTCGACAGCGAAGCGGCATTCAAGCAGATTGCCTATGGAGATGTCACGATTTTGAATAAAACCGATCTGGCAACTCCAGACCAGGTCCAAAACCTGGAAGCTTATATTAGTACCGTCAAAGAAGGTGCCAGAATCCTGCATAGTCAACACGGTCAGGTGCCGCTACCGCTGATTCTAGATGTGTATTACAACAACCCGGATACTTACGCGGACTTGGTGCGGGACGAAATCGAGCAAACTGAGCGAGAACACCATGACCATGACCGTGAGCATGATCATCACCATGATCACGCCCATGAGCATGACCACTATCACCATGCCCATGAGCATCACCATCATCACTCTGCTCACCTCGATAACGATGGGTTTGTGTCCGTTGCCTTTGAGAGCGATCGCCCCTTCGATGTGAAAAAGTTTGAAACCTTCCTGCACGAGCAGTTACCCAAAGAGGTATTTCGAGCCAAAGGCATCCTCTGGTTTGCAGAAAGTGATCTCCGCAATGTCTTTCAACTGAGTGGCCTCCGGTTTGACCTGCAAGGAGAAGAATGGCGAACTCCACCGAAAACCCAGATGGTTTTGATCGGGCGCAACTTAAATGCAGATGAACTGCAACAACAGTTAACCGCCTGCCTTGCCTGATCCCAAGTCTTTCAGCAGTGCAGTTATCTGCTGAAGGGAGGGGTACTGCATGCCTTACCCCTCATCCTGACGACTGATGTTCCTAACCCAATTCCACTCATGACACTATCCTTTTCTCCTGACGATATCCGTAAGCAATCAGTGATTACAGAATCAAAGCCAGTCGTTTCTGAAGCAGAGATGCAGCAAGCGGTTCGCACACTCCTGTTGGGTATGGGTGAAGACCCCGATCGCGAAGGGTTGCGCGACACTCCCAAACGAGTGGTTAAAGCGCTCAAATTCCTCACCTCCGGCTATCACCAATCCCTGGATGAATTGCTCAATGGAGCCGTATTCCACGAGGATGCCAATGAAATGGTATTGGTACGAGACATTGACCTGTTTAGCTCCTGCGAACACCACATTCTGCCCATTTTGGGACGTGCCCACGTCGCTTATATTCCCAATGGCAAAGTCATTGGCTTATCTAAGATTGCCCGTATTTGCGAAATGTATGCCCGTCGTCTGCAAGTCCAGGAACGCCTGACGCAACAGATCGCCGATGCCCTGCAAGGCTTACTCAAACCTCAAGGGGTTGCTGTTGTGGTGGAAGCGACCCATATGTGTATGGTGATGCGGGGTGTGCAAAAACCTGGTTCCTGGACGGTAACTAGCTCCATGCAGGGTGTGTTTGCTGACGATGCCAGGACCCGTCAGGAATTTATGGAATTGATTCGTCATCGTCCATCGTTTCATTAAGTCGTAAATGGGGGAGTAGGGAGTGGGGAATGGGGAATGGGGTTAAATACCTTGATTCCTGCAACTCCCTACTCCCTACTCCCTACTCCCTACTCCCTACTCCCTACTCCCTACTCCCTACTCCCTACCCCTACTCCCTACTCCCTACTCCCTACTCCCTACTCCTACCCCTACTCACGCATCTGTTTCTGGTAATACGCAATCATATGGTCTTCTAAGCAGCACCCTTTAATGGTTTGCGCGATCGCCTCTTGATCCAGTGCTTCACCAACTACCTCAATGCCGCTAAACCGATCGGGTCTGCCATTGCACCAAAGCGGCAAATTCAGTTCAAGATGAGTTGTCTCAGCAGGTCCTGCCACAAAGTCAAAATAGAGCGATCGCCCATCGGCAATATCAAAAATACCTTTGGCGCGTTGAACGGTGCCATACGCCCCATGCGTTAGTTCATACCAAAACGTATTCAGACTTGCGAGATCAAGCACCTGTCCTGACAGCACAGAACGCCAGAGATGGGGCTGTGATGGTGCCAAACCCGGCTCAATACCCGTTACCACAACGTCTGCCCAGCCATGCCATTCTGTGTGTCGAGTTCCTGGCGGCAACACCGCCACTCGCTGGCAGTCTGCCATCTGGTCAGGCAAAATCAGAGAGGTGAGATCAATCTGAAACCCCAATTCAACGTAGACAGCAGAACCGACAAGCGGGTGTGCTAAAAAATCAGTCAACTGCTCGACGGGTAGCACGGTGAGTCCCGCAACCTCCGTTGCCAGGTAGGTTGTGTCGATTGGAGTATTTTCCGCTCCCAGATTCAGATAGACGGCTGTCTCAGCAGCAGAATTGACTTGTTGCCGTATCCAGGTCGTCTTTCCCACGCCGGGTGGACCAGATACTAAAGTGATGTTGAGAGATGGCATTAGAGCTTCTAACAGTCTTGCAGTTCAGGGGTTTGGTTGAGAATTTGATTTCGAATAGACGTAAAGTTGCGGTAGGCATCAGAATTCAGGCGATCGCGCCGAAAGGCAGCCAGGTTGTGACAATTCTGGAATGCCAGCTTTACATTAAAGTGGCGCTCTACCGCCCTCCGAATCGCATCACCACCAACCATGCGAAGTAATTGTCCTCTCGCCTGTTCGCTGGGTGGCGCGACCGCATAGTTCGCCCACTCCTCGCCATCCTGGTGGAGACTATAGGACAGCTTCTCGACGATATTCCAGGCATAGGGCAAAGATTGCCGGATGGTTTCGACAAAGGCTGGCTCATCCACATCGCCTGCTGCGGCCTGTTGAATCAGGACTTCACTGACGTTCAGAGACATTTTTTCTCCTGATGATTTATTTACTGCAAACCATCGTCCTATGATACAACTAAAATGATAATCATTCTCATAAATTGGCCGTTGACTCATGCCGGATGCCCTATTCGCGCTACCAGCCTCCATTGACCTGGCGATCGTCGGAGCAGGTCCCCATGCCCTGACACTGGTGACTCACCTATTGCAAAAGAAAAAATCGATGCGCGGGCGGTTTCTCGTCTTCGATCCCAGGGGCACCTGGATGAGCCAGTGGAATCATCAATTTGCTGCCTTTGAGATTTCTCATCTGCGATCGCCTGCCGTCCATCAACCCGATCCTGACCCTCATGCGCTTCGTACTTTCGCCGAGGCTCGACCTGATGAACTGTTTCCCCCCTATGATTTGCCTGGAACTCGCCTGTTTCAGGACTTTTGCCAGGACGTAATCCGTCGCTGGCAGCTACAGACTTGTGTGTACCCGGCTCAAGTGACACGAATGATGCCATTCAGCCATCATCGGCGTTCCCGGTTTTGTTTGGAGTTATCCAACGGTCAAACACTGATTGCCCGGAGAGTGGTGATGGCAAATGGGGGTAGCATCCCGCAGGTGCCGGAGTGGGTTGAGCAGGTTGTAACTCCGTATCCAAACGATCGCCTCTTGCATTCGGGACGGGTTGATTTGCGAGGGCTACAACTCCAAGGAGAACGAGTGCTGATCATCGGCGGCGGATTAACCAGCGGCCATTTAGCCATTGGTGCGATCGCGCGTGGCGCACAGGTTTTTCTCATGGCCAGAAGAAGGGTGTACGAAAAACTGTTTGATGCTGACCCTGGTTGGCTGGGACCAAAGTATCTCAAGGACTTCTGGGCAGAACCGGATTGGAGCACTCGCTGGCAAATGATCCAGCAGGCAAGAAACGGAGGGTCGATGACTCCTGCAATCCTGACGCAATTACGCCGATTGCAACGGGATGGGAAGATTGTGTTCTATGAGCAGTGCCAGGTGCGTGGAGCGAGATGGAGCGGAGAACACTGGCAGGTTTGTTGTAATAATTCAGCGGTGCATGAGTGTCTTCATAATCAAAAAATCGATCGCATCTGGCTGGCGACGGGTAGCCAGTTGAATGCAACAAAGCACCCGCTGTTGAAAGACGTTTTAGATACTTACCCAATTGAAGTTGTGAAGGGGTTGCCTGTGGTGGATGAGTATCTGCGCTGGCAACGCTGCGAATTATTTATCATGGGTGGTTTGGCTGCATTGCAAGTTGGCCCAACGGCGCGAAATTTATCAGGGGCAAGAGCTGTGAGCGATCGCATTGTTCCCGCTCTAACAAAATCTAGCTTAGCGTTAAGCTAAGAATTGGGCTGCTCGATTGCGGTCCTGATCCTGAAGAACCTAATACCCTTGTTTACTTCGAGACTCTACGGATGGATGACCCATGACCCAATCGATTCCTGCCAAGCCGAAAGCCGCACCCAATGAAGGGAATCGCCATCAACGCCTAATGGAGTTGATGGAAGCAGTTGGTCTATGAAGTCTGTATGCTTCAGGAATTTTAGCAGGTGTTGGGTGAGGGATCCCCACCATAGAATTTTTCAGCGTGATCGCTGGCTTTTGCCCATCACCGGTTGAGTCATAAAACTCAAAATCATTGTCTACTTTGGTGACACAATTGCAGCGGATTGGATTGAGGGCAGGACAATGATAGATAGCACTGCCTGTTTTGCTCCATGATCAAGACTCAACCCATCCTCTACACGACGGGGGGCACCGTGCAGGCCGGAGGGGGAACGTACCTCTCTCGCAAAGCCGATGTCGAACTGCTGCAAGCCTGTCAGCAAGGCATTTTCGCCTATGTCCTCACCTCCCGCCAGATTGGCAAATCCAGCCTGATGACCCGCACGGCAGAGCAATTGCGATCGCAGGGCATCCAGGCCATTGTGATTGATCTGCAGGCGATCGGCGTCAATGTCACTGCTGAGCAATGGTATCTGGGCCTGCTGGTGACGATCGAAGACCAGGTGATGCTGGATACGGATGTGATCAGCTGGTGGAAGAGTAATCAGGACATCGGATTGACCCAGCGATTCACCTGCTTTTTTGAGCAGGTTCTGTTGCAGGAGATTGCAGGCCAGATCGTGATTCTAGTGGACGAAATTGATACCGTTTTGAGTCTGAATTTTACCGATGATTTCTTTGTCGCCATTCGCTACTTTCATGTCAATCGTGCTCAAAATCCAGTTTTCGATCGCCTCTCCTTCGTGCTTCTCGGTGTTGCTACCCCTGGGGACCTGATTCGCGATCCCCAGCGCACCCCCTTTAATATTGGTCAACGCATTCACCTGACGGATTTCACCCTGGAAGAAGCCCGTCCTTTAGCAGCGGGCTTCCAATGGCCGGATGCTGAAGCAGAGCAGGTCCTGAGCTGGATTCTGGATTGGACCGGCGGCCATCCTTACCTGACCCAGCGGCTCTGCGGGGTGCTGGCCGGAAGACAACACACCCATTGGTCAAAACTAGAGATTGACAGGGTTGTGGCCGACTCCTTTTTTGGTAGCAAGAGCCGGGAAGACAACAACCTACAGTTTGTGCGAGATATGTTGACCCATCGTGCGCCAGATGTTGAAGCCATATTGACCACCTATCGAGAGGTGTGGCGAGGCAGGCCAGTGGAAGATGAGGAGCAGTCGATCGTGAAGTCCCACCTGAAGTTATCGGGAGTGGTCAAGCGAGAGGGGCCAACCCTGAAAATGCGGAATCGCATTTATCGTCAGGTCTTCGATAACGCCTGGATTCAGGAGCACCTGCCAGAAACCTGGTGGCAGCGGCTGAAACCGGCCATGCCATTACTGGTGACGATGCTGGTGGCAACCCTGGGCATGGCCGGAGTCACCACCTATGCGTTACACCAGCGCAACCTGGCAGAACAGCGATCGCAGATCAACCAGGTTCAACGGCTGTCAGCGTTGCTGCAGGCAGACCGACAGCAAGGACTGTTCTCGCCCACGACCATTCTGCTGGCGATCGAAGTGCTGCCACGTCTGTCTCAATTGGACTTAGCAACTGGGGATGCTGAGGATGTTTTGCGAGCGGCCCTGTTGGTGACACCGCGATCGGTTGGGTCCCCTGTAATCCA is a genomic window of Leptolyngbya sp. 'hensonii' containing:
- a CDS encoding SufE family protein, producing MSPVSQPLPASLERIVQRFQQISEPKRRYEYLLCFAKRLPPFPDEQKVTDHKVSGCVSQVYVTASLQQGKVIFQGDSDSQLTKGLVGLLVEGLNGLAPAEIIQLTPDFIQKTGLDISLTPSRANGFYNIFQTMQRKALVYHLAATYLRT
- a CDS encoding GTP-binding protein, with product MSNSVMQVCPESVNAPERVMPVTIITGFLGSGKTTLLNHILNNRHGLKIAVIVNEFGDIDIDSQLLVSVDENMVQLGNGCICCTINQSLVDTVYEMVDRHDSVDYIVVETTGIADPLPIMLSFVSTELRDVTRLDSVLTVVDAESFTSTHYESEAALNQLIFGDIILLNKTDLVSPQVVDGLEDYIRSIKPSARIISTQYGEVPLPLILDIGFNDSSTYLNSSKLSHLHDYEHSHHLENDGFVAVSFESESLPEQLRQCPFDLPKFQNFLDHLSPDVYRAKGIVWFQGSQLRHILQLSGKRCDMKSVHATSLKENRSQSPKRNQLVFIGRNLDAERIKRQLIECLAT
- a CDS encoding GTP-binding protein, which produces MTDTAMLPNSTTLDIPKRGMPVTIITGFLGSGKTTLLNHILNNRQDLKVAILVNEFGDINIDSQLLVSMDEDMVELSNGCICCTINDGLVDAVYNVLERNDQVDYMVIETTGVADPLPIILTFLGTELRDLTRLDSIVTVVDSEAFTPDHFDSEAAFKQIAYGDVTILNKTDLATPDQVQNLEAYISTVKEGARILHSQHGQVPLPLILDVYYNNPDTYADLVRDEIEQTEREHHDHDREHDHHHDHAHEHDHYHHAHEHHHHHSAHLDNDGFVSVAFESDRPFDVKKFETFLHEQLPKEVFRAKGILWFAESDLRNVFQLSGLRFDLQGEEWRTPPKTQMVLIGRNLNADELQQQLTACLA
- the folE gene encoding GTP cyclohydrolase I FolE yields the protein MTLSFSPDDIRKQSVITESKPVVSEAEMQQAVRTLLLGMGEDPDREGLRDTPKRVVKALKFLTSGYHQSLDELLNGAVFHEDANEMVLVRDIDLFSSCEHHILPILGRAHVAYIPNGKVIGLSKIARICEMYARRLQVQERLTQQIADALQGLLKPQGVAVVVEATHMCMVMRGVQKPGSWTVTSSMQGVFADDARTRQEFMELIRHRPSFH
- a CDS encoding GTP-binding protein; amino-acid sequence: MGKTTWIRQQVNSAAETAVYLNLGAENTPIDTTYLATEVAGLTVLPVEQLTDFLAHPLVGSAVYVELGFQIDLTSLILPDQMADCQRVAVLPPGTRHTEWHGWADVVVTGIEPGLAPSQPHLWRSVLSGQVLDLASLNTFWYELTHGAYGTVQRAKGIFDIADGRSLYFDFVAGPAETTHLELNLPLWCNGRPDRFSGIEVVGEALDQEAIAQTIKGCCLEDHMIAYYQKQMRE
- a CDS encoding SCO5389 family protein — its product is MSLNVSEVLIQQAAAGDVDEPAFVETIRQSLPYAWNIVEKLSYSLHQDGEEWANYAVAPPSEQARGQLLRMVGGDAIRRAVERHFNVKLAFQNCHNLAAFRRDRLNSDAYRNFTSIRNQILNQTPELQDC
- a CDS encoding SidA/IucD/PvdA family monooxygenase, which codes for MPDALFALPASIDLAIVGAGPHALTLVTHLLQKKKSMRGRFLVFDPRGTWMSQWNHQFAAFEISHLRSPAVHQPDPDPHALRTFAEARPDELFPPYDLPGTRLFQDFCQDVIRRWQLQTCVYPAQVTRMMPFSHHRRSRFCLELSNGQTLIARRVVMANGGSIPQVPEWVEQVVTPYPNDRLLHSGRVDLRGLQLQGERVLIIGGGLTSGHLAIGAIARGAQVFLMARRRVYEKLFDADPGWLGPKYLKDFWAEPDWSTRWQMIQQARNGGSMTPAILTQLRRLQRDGKIVFYEQCQVRGARWSGEHWQVCCNNSAVHECLHNQKIDRIWLATGSQLNATKHPLLKDVLDTYPIEVVKGLPVVDEYLRWQRCELFIMGGLAALQVGPTARNLSGARAVSDRIVPALTKSSLALS